A part of Sandaracinaceae bacterium genomic DNA contains:
- a CDS encoding TM2 domain-containing protein, with translation MSRTAESSDTHSTLLGYILWIFGFLGAHRFYFGKKLTGTLYFFTLGLLGIGWLIDLFLIPGMARSARQKYADGPVDYDISWLLLTFLGAFGIHRFYRGAWLTGLLYLCTGGLLFAGVVWDFWFLNEQCSARNMELARPAPRVERPVTF, from the coding sequence ATGTCCCGCACCGCAGAGAGCTCCGACACGCACAGCACGCTGCTGGGCTACATCCTCTGGATCTTCGGGTTCCTGGGCGCGCACCGCTTCTACTTCGGCAAGAAGCTCACGGGCACCCTCTACTTCTTCACGCTGGGCCTGCTGGGTATCGGCTGGCTGATCGACCTCTTCCTCATCCCCGGCATGGCCCGCAGCGCGCGGCAGAAGTATGCCGACGGCCCCGTCGACTACGACATCAGCTGGCTGCTCCTCACCTTCCTGGGCGCCTTCGGCATCCACCGCTTCTACCGCGGCGCGTGGCTCACGGGGCTGCTGTACCTCTGCACCGGCGGGTTGTTGTTCGCGGGCGTCGTGTGGGACTTCTGGTTCCTCAACGAGCAGTGCAGCGCGCGGAACATGGAGCTGGCCCGACCGGCGCCGCGAGTGGAGCGACCGGTCACGTTCTAG
- the tuf gene encoding elongation factor Tu, whose translation MGKEKFVRNKPHINVGTIGHIDHGKTTLTAAITKVMADKHGGNVVSYHDVAKGGTVRDATKTVTIATSHVEYQTETRHYAHVDCPGHADYVKNMITGAAQMDGAILVVSGVDGPMPQTKEHVLLARQVGVPTMVVFLNKVDAVDDPDLLELVEMEVRELLSKYQYDGDNIPIVRGSALLAIQGKEMGVNSIVALMDAVDQHIPTPERDVDKPFLMAIEDVFSIKGRGTVVTGRIERGKIHPQDEVEILGFVAPQKTVVTGVEMFRKLLDEGTAGDNVGCLLRGIEKDAVSRGQVLAKPGTSKTHTKFECEVYVLKKEEGGRHKPFLANYTPQFYMRTMDVTGKISLPEEVKMVMPGDNVKMTVELIYPVAMEEKQRFAIREGGRTVGAGVVATIIA comes from the coding sequence ATGGGCAAAGAAAAGTTCGTTCGCAACAAGCCGCACATCAACGTTGGGACCATCGGTCACATCGACCATGGCAAGACCACGCTGACGGCGGCGATCACCAAGGTGATGGCCGACAAGCACGGCGGTAACGTGGTCTCGTACCACGACGTGGCGAAGGGCGGCACCGTCCGCGATGCGACCAAGACCGTGACGATCGCGACGAGCCACGTGGAGTACCAGACGGAGACGCGTCACTACGCGCACGTGGACTGCCCGGGTCACGCGGACTACGTGAAGAACATGATCACGGGCGCCGCGCAGATGGACGGCGCCATCCTCGTGGTGTCCGGCGTCGACGGCCCCATGCCCCAGACCAAGGAGCACGTGCTCCTGGCGCGTCAGGTCGGCGTGCCCACCATGGTCGTCTTCCTGAACAAGGTGGACGCGGTGGACGACCCCGACCTGCTCGAGCTGGTCGAGATGGAAGTCCGCGAGCTCCTCAGCAAGTACCAGTACGACGGCGACAACATCCCGATCGTGCGTGGCTCGGCGCTGCTCGCCATCCAGGGCAAGGAGATGGGCGTCAACTCCATCGTCGCGCTCATGGACGCCGTGGACCAGCACATCCCGACGCCCGAGCGCGACGTGGACAAGCCGTTCCTGATGGCCATCGAGGACGTGTTCTCCATCAAGGGCCGCGGCACCGTGGTCACCGGCCGCATCGAGCGCGGCAAGATCCACCCGCAGGACGAGGTCGAGATCCTCGGCTTCGTGGCGCCCCAGAAGACCGTCGTCACCGGCGTCGAGATGTTCCGCAAGCTGCTCGACGAGGGCACGGCCGGCGACAACGTGGGCTGCCTCCTCCGCGGCATCGAGAAGGACGCCGTCTCGCGCGGTCAGGTCCTCGCGAAGCCCGGCACGTCCAAGACGCACACCAAGTTCGAGTGCGAGGTCTACGTCCTGAAGAAGGAGGAGGGCGGCCGCCACAAGCCGTTCCTCGCCAACTACACCCCGCAGTTCTACATGCGGACCATGGACGTCACCGGCAAGATCAGCCTGCCGGAAGAGGTCAAGATGGTGATGCCCGGCGACAACGTGAAGATGACCGTCGAGCTCATCTACCCCGTCGCCATGGAAGAGAAGCAGCGCTTCGCCATCCGCGAGGGCGGTCGCACCGTCGGCGCTGGCGTCGTCGCCACGATTATTGCGTGA
- a CDS encoding 50S ribosomal protein L1 codes for MKPGKRRRAAVEKSDRNRRYSLEEAVKLVKELSFAKFDESVDIAVRLGVNPKHADQMVRGAVVLPHGTGKTNRVLVFAKGDKVAEAEAAGADFVGGEDLVAKITEGWLEFDTVVATPDMMGQVGRLGRVLGPRGLMPNPKVGTVTFDVSKAVSEAKAGKVEFRVERAGIVHARIGKRSFGPEALADNAKSILNALAKAKPAAAKGIYMRSITLSSTMGPGFRVDPLSLTVEA; via the coding sequence ATGAAACCCGGAAAAAGGCGCAGGGCTGCCGTAGAGAAGTCCGACCGCAACCGGCGTTATAGCCTCGAAGAGGCCGTGAAGCTGGTGAAGGAACTTTCCTTCGCCAAGTTCGACGAATCCGTCGATATCGCGGTCCGACTTGGTGTTAACCCGAAGCACGCCGACCAGATGGTGCGCGGAGCAGTGGTGCTCCCGCACGGCACGGGAAAGACGAATCGAGTCCTGGTGTTCGCCAAGGGCGATAAGGTGGCCGAGGCGGAAGCCGCGGGCGCTGACTTCGTTGGTGGTGAGGACCTGGTCGCGAAGATCACCGAAGGGTGGCTCGAGTTCGACACCGTGGTCGCAACCCCCGACATGATGGGCCAGGTAGGCCGCTTGGGCCGAGTCCTCGGTCCGCGTGGCTTGATGCCGAACCCCAAGGTCGGAACGGTCACCTTCGATGTCTCGAAGGCGGTCTCGGAGGCGAAGGCTGGTAAGGTCGAGTTCCGCGTCGAGCGCGCTGGTATCGTCCATGCTCGTATCGGTAAGCGGTCGTTCGGACCCGAGGCATTGGCCGACAACGCCAAGAGCATCCTGAACGCCCTCGCCAAGGCCAAGCCGGCCGCCGCGAAGGGCATCTACATGCGGAGCATCACGCTCAGCTCAACCATGGGACCCGGCTTCCGAGTCGACCCGCTTTCTCTGACCGTGGAGGCTTGA
- a CDS encoding CRTAC1 family protein, whose amino-acid sequence MQRSKYIPTLAALALVAGSVALPALGQPFVEVAQSAGLVLPQRVGLWEGDCSGGLLSCLGVFTGGVAVGDLNGDGYPDLVFTRPNATTLVYINAHDGTFVDHTADHGFGVVPGANGVALADLDNDGDPDVIITVLGWGHHRVFENRWPEPWVDVPGSAGLRAGSALLLRSGFGLGLGDFDRDGSVDVFATEWIGPTACGRSHARLYQNTGAGGIAFTDVTERAGVTLERADNPFAWSFGAGFTDFDEDGWPDLLVTSDARTSRLFFGGPGGEFTDHTRTSGVATEFNGMGSTVADFDGDGRLDLFVSAITPERSNPTGGHRLYLYAGERRFLDATDAGQVRFGGWGWGVAALDGDHDGDQDMAMVTGLPSPSSAVDPIRYWQNQGDATFEEIAQDVGLLDTEPGMGLAVLDYDVDGDQDIVIVRNGRTPLLYRNDGGVALGEYLRVRARGTRGNRDALGAVVRVTVDGRERVAEIASVSHFLGQSERVAHFGLGTSPATRTARVHVRFLGGHEVTMEGVALNQEVLVTEPDLPFPSPPSVVPATPRDCNGDGEADACAVDCDENGSPDSCDVETGAVPDCNGNGVPDSCEIRSHFVTDCDENGVPDVCDVEAQPARDCDDDALLDVCEIALRPWLDCNADGVLDVCRGTTCTGVDGGIRDMGTGAPDAGSVGDAGMARDAATMMDTGSAADAARTDAGTGTLRGQGCAAGLAEGPGDARGVLLLVAATALRRRRRKARAARGRGRAQTCGARSSELLHDSRT is encoded by the coding sequence GTGCAACGATCCAAATATATTCCCACGCTTGCGGCGCTGGCCCTGGTGGCGGGCTCGGTGGCCTTGCCAGCGCTGGGGCAGCCCTTCGTGGAAGTGGCCCAATCCGCTGGATTGGTGCTCCCGCAGCGGGTGGGGCTCTGGGAAGGAGACTGCTCGGGAGGCCTGCTCAGCTGCCTGGGGGTGTTCACGGGCGGGGTCGCGGTGGGCGATCTGAACGGCGACGGATACCCCGATTTGGTCTTCACGCGCCCCAATGCCACTACCTTGGTCTACATCAACGCACACGATGGGACCTTCGTGGACCACACAGCCGACCACGGCTTCGGGGTGGTCCCAGGGGCCAACGGTGTGGCGCTGGCCGATCTCGACAACGACGGCGACCCGGACGTCATCATCACGGTGCTCGGCTGGGGCCACCACCGCGTGTTCGAGAACCGCTGGCCCGAGCCATGGGTGGACGTTCCAGGTAGCGCGGGGCTGCGCGCGGGGTCGGCGTTGCTCTTGCGCTCGGGGTTCGGGCTGGGCCTGGGCGACTTCGACCGCGATGGGAGCGTGGACGTGTTCGCCACCGAGTGGATTGGCCCGACCGCTTGCGGGCGCTCGCACGCGCGGCTCTACCAGAACACGGGCGCTGGCGGCATCGCGTTCACCGACGTGACGGAGCGCGCCGGGGTCACGCTCGAGCGCGCCGACAACCCGTTCGCGTGGTCGTTCGGGGCGGGCTTCACGGACTTCGACGAGGACGGCTGGCCGGACCTACTGGTCACGTCGGACGCGCGCACCTCGCGCCTGTTCTTCGGCGGGCCGGGCGGGGAGTTCACCGACCACACGCGCACGTCGGGCGTGGCCACGGAGTTCAACGGCATGGGCTCCACCGTGGCGGACTTCGACGGCGACGGGCGGCTGGACTTGTTCGTGAGCGCCATCACGCCCGAGCGCAGCAACCCCACGGGGGGCCACCGGCTGTATCTCTATGCGGGAGAGCGCCGCTTCCTGGACGCGACCGACGCAGGCCAGGTGCGCTTTGGCGGCTGGGGCTGGGGCGTGGCGGCGCTGGACGGCGACCACGACGGCGACCAAGACATGGCCATGGTCACGGGCCTGCCCTCACCCTCGTCGGCGGTGGACCCTATTCGCTACTGGCAGAACCAGGGAGACGCCACGTTCGAAGAGATTGCCCAAGACGTGGGCCTGCTGGACACCGAGCCGGGCATGGGGCTGGCCGTGCTGGACTACGACGTGGACGGCGACCAGGACATCGTCATCGTGCGCAACGGGCGCACGCCGCTGCTCTACCGCAACGACGGCGGCGTGGCGCTGGGCGAGTACCTGCGCGTGCGGGCGCGGGGCACGCGGGGCAACCGCGACGCCTTGGGCGCCGTGGTGCGCGTGACCGTGGATGGGCGCGAGCGCGTGGCCGAGATCGCGTCCGTGTCGCACTTCTTGGGGCAGTCCGAGCGCGTGGCGCACTTCGGTCTGGGCACCAGCCCCGCCACGCGCACGGCGCGCGTCCACGTGCGCTTCTTGGGCGGGCACGAGGTCACTATGGAGGGCGTGGCGCTGAACCAAGAGGTGCTCGTGACCGAGCCCGACCTGCCCTTTCCCAGCCCGCCGTCGGTCGTGCCGGCCACGCCGCGCGACTGCAATGGCGACGGTGAGGCCGACGCGTGCGCCGTGGACTGCGACGAGAACGGCAGCCCGGACTCGTGCGACGTGGAGACGGGTGCGGTGCCGGACTGCAACGGCAACGGGGTGCCGGACTCGTGCGAGATCCGCTCGCACTTCGTGACCGACTGCGACGAGAACGGCGTGCCGGACGTGTGCGACGTGGAGGCGCAGCCGGCGCGCGACTGCGACGACGACGCGCTGCTCGACGTGTGCGAGATCGCGCTGCGCCCGTGGCTGGACTGCAATGCGGACGGTGTGCTGGACGTGTGCCGCGGGACCACGTGCACGGGCGTGGACGGTGGGATCCGCGACATGGGGACCGGAGCGCCGGACGCGGGAAGCGTGGGGGACGCGGGGATGGCGCGTGACGCAGCCACGATGATGGACACGGGAAGCGCCGCAGACGCCGCACGAACGGACGCGGGGACCGGAACGTTGCGAGGTCAGGGGTGCGCCGCGGGTCTCGCGGAGGGCCCTGGCGATGCGCGGGGCGTGCTGCTGTTGGTGGCGGCGACGGCGCTGCGAAGACGGCGCCGGAAAGCGCGCGCAGCTCGGGGTCGAGGGCGCGCGCAGACCTGCGGGGCGCGCTCGAGCGAGCTTCTCCACGATTCTAGAACGTGA
- a CDS encoding acyl-CoA/acyl-ACP dehydrogenase codes for MKQRLGDAFIDMQRMEVSMPQAAFKLDAERDAAADILTAKFWAADGGQRVLFAAQHIHGGMGFDRDYPLFRYFLKGKHLEFTLGGANETLERLGLLLAAS; via the coding sequence GTGAAGCAGCGCCTGGGCGACGCGTTCATCGACATGCAGCGCATGGAGGTCAGCATGCCGCAGGCCGCCTTCAAGCTGGACGCCGAGCGCGACGCCGCCGCCGACATCCTCACCGCCAAGTTCTGGGCCGCCGACGGAGGCCAGCGCGTGCTCTTCGCCGCCCAGCACATCCACGGCGGCATGGGCTTCGACCGCGACTACCCGCTCTTCCGGTACTTCCTGAAGGGCAAGCACCTGGAGTTCACGCTGGGCGGCGCGAACGAGACGCTGGAGCGGCTGGGGCTGCTGCTGGCCGCGAGCTGA
- the nusG gene encoding transcription termination/antitermination protein NusG yields the protein MAMKWYTIQAYSNYENKVRLSLEERIKREGMEDKFGEILIPKEKVEETRDGKKRVSQRTFYPGYIFVQMELTDETWHLVNGTPKVSGFLGGRTPTEVPPREILVITQQMEDGAAKPKPAVHFQPGDHVRVIEGPFANFTGSIQEVAPDQQKIRVLVSIFGRETPVTLDYGHVEKTV from the coding sequence ATGGCGATGAAGTGGTACACAATTCAGGCCTACTCGAACTACGAGAACAAGGTCCGCCTCTCGCTGGAGGAGCGCATCAAGCGCGAGGGCATGGAGGACAAGTTCGGCGAGATCCTGATCCCGAAGGAGAAGGTCGAGGAGACGCGTGACGGCAAGAAGCGCGTCAGCCAGCGCACCTTCTATCCGGGCTACATCTTCGTCCAGATGGAGCTGACCGACGAGACCTGGCACTTGGTCAACGGAACGCCCAAGGTCAGTGGGTTCCTGGGCGGTCGCACCCCGACCGAGGTGCCGCCCCGCGAAATTCTCGTAATCACCCAGCAAATGGAGGACGGCGCCGCCAAGCCCAAGCCCGCGGTGCACTTCCAGCCGGGCGATCACGTGCGCGTGATCGAGGGTCCATTTGCAAACTTCACCGGATCGATCCAAGAGGTCGCTCCCGATCAACAAAAGATTCGCGTCCTCGTCAGCATCTTCGGTCGCGAGACCCCCGTGACGCTCGACTACGGACACGTCGAAAAGACGGTCTGA
- a CDS encoding acyl-CoA/acyl-ACP dehydrogenase: MKFQLSDDQQSIAEGLKQILSGIVTDDSLKALKKEGGWFHERAWQALAEADMLGLAIPEAQGGSGFGMLELCLLLEQVGRTVAPVPALETLVSAALAIARFGTDAQKARFLPGVANGSVILTAALVDGGSRDPFVPAATAVKDGQGYRVTGSFTNVAFLDQAQRVLLAAKTDGGVIVGLLDPKAAGVQVAAQRGTNTEPLAQLTLTGALIAADDVLGDAQSGVSILSFAVQRTLVGMAALQYGVARQALIMSAKYATERKQFGMPIGMFQAVKQRLGDAFIDVQCMEVTMLQAAFKLDAERDAAADILTAKFWAADGGQRVLFAAQHIHGGMGFDRDYPLFRYFLKGKHLEFTLGGANETLERLGLLLAAS; the protein is encoded by the coding sequence ATGAAGTTCCAACTGAGCGACGACCAGCAGAGCATCGCCGAGGGGTTGAAGCAGATCCTCTCCGGCATCGTCACCGATGACTCCCTCAAGGCTCTGAAGAAAGAGGGCGGCTGGTTCCACGAGCGCGCGTGGCAGGCCCTGGCCGAGGCCGACATGCTGGGCCTCGCCATCCCCGAAGCGCAGGGCGGCTCGGGCTTCGGCATGCTGGAGCTGTGCCTGCTGCTCGAGCAGGTGGGCCGCACCGTGGCGCCCGTCCCGGCCCTCGAGACGCTGGTGAGCGCGGCCCTGGCCATCGCCCGCTTCGGCACGGACGCCCAGAAGGCCCGCTTCCTGCCCGGCGTCGCCAACGGCTCGGTCATCCTCACGGCGGCGCTGGTGGACGGCGGCTCGCGTGACCCGTTCGTGCCCGCGGCCACGGCCGTGAAGGACGGGCAGGGCTACCGCGTGACCGGCAGCTTCACCAACGTGGCCTTCCTCGACCAGGCGCAGCGCGTGCTGCTGGCGGCCAAGACCGACGGCGGCGTGATCGTGGGCCTCTTGGACCCGAAGGCCGCCGGCGTACAGGTGGCGGCGCAGCGCGGCACCAACACCGAGCCCCTCGCGCAGCTCACCCTCACGGGCGCGCTCATCGCGGCCGACGACGTGCTGGGTGACGCGCAGTCCGGCGTCAGCATCCTGAGCTTCGCCGTGCAGCGCACGCTGGTGGGCATGGCCGCGCTCCAGTACGGCGTGGCCCGCCAGGCCCTGATCATGAGCGCCAAGTACGCCACCGAGCGCAAGCAGTTCGGCATGCCCATCGGCATGTTCCAGGCCGTGAAGCAGCGCCTGGGCGACGCGTTCATCGACGTGCAGTGCATGGAGGTCACCATGCTGCAGGCCGCCTTCAAGCTGGACGCCGAGCGCGACGCCGCAGCCGACATCCTCACCGCCAAGTTCTGGGCCGCCGATGGAGGCCAGCGCGTGCTCTTCGCCGCCCAGCACATCCACGGCGGCATGGGCTTCGACCGCGATTACCCGCTCTTCCGCTACTTCCTCAAGGGGAAGCACCTGGAGTTCACGCTGGGCGGGGCCAACGAGACGCTGGAGCGTCTGGGGCTGCTGCTGGCCGCGAGCTGA
- the rplL gene encoding 50S ribosomal protein L7/L12 yields the protein MNIDQMVEELSGWTVKDVASLVKALENSWGVSAAPVAVAGVAAAGPAAAVEEEKTEFDVELTDAGAKKINVIKTIREITQLGLADAKNLVEAAPKIIKEAVSKDEAENIKKQLEEAGAKVTLK from the coding sequence ATGAACATTGATCAGATGGTCGAAGAGCTCAGCGGCTGGACCGTGAAGGACGTCGCGTCCCTCGTGAAGGCGCTCGAGAACAGCTGGGGCGTTTCGGCGGCCCCCGTGGCCGTGGCGGGCGTGGCGGCGGCTGGCCCGGCGGCGGCTGTCGAGGAAGAGAAGACCGAGTTCGACGTCGAGCTGACCGACGCCGGTGCCAAGAAGATCAACGTGATCAAGACGATCCGTGAGATCACCCAGCTTGGCCTGGCGGACGCGAAGAACCTCGTCGAGGCCGCTCCGAAGATCATCAAGGAGGCCGTGTCCAAGGACGAGGCCGAGAACATCAAGAAGCAGCTCGAGGAAGCCGGCGCCAAGGTCACCCTCAAGTGA
- the rplK gene encoding 50S ribosomal protein L11 translates to MKKVIGQIKLQLPAGAANPSPPVGPALGQHGVNIMGFCKEFNARTAKDSGLIIPVVISVYSDRTFSFILKTPPVPVLIKKTLGLKSGSPVPNKNKVGKLTMQQVADIAREKIVDTNAGSHEACMRSVIGTARSMGVEVEGVV, encoded by the coding sequence ATGAAGAAGGTCATTGGACAGATCAAGCTCCAGCTCCCGGCCGGAGCGGCTAACCCCTCGCCCCCCGTCGGTCCGGCGCTCGGTCAGCACGGCGTGAACATCATGGGGTTCTGCAAAGAATTCAACGCCCGCACCGCCAAGGACTCCGGCCTGATCATCCCCGTGGTGATCTCGGTGTACTCGGACCGCACCTTCAGCTTCATCCTGAAGACCCCGCCCGTGCCGGTTCTCATCAAGAAGACGCTGGGCCTCAAGTCCGGCTCTCCCGTGCCGAACAAGAACAAGGTCGGCAAGCTCACGATGCAGCAGGTCGCGGACATCGCGCGCGAGAAGATCGTGGACACCAACGCGGGCTCCCACGAGGCGTGCATGCGCTCCGTGATCGGAACCGCCCGCTCGATGGGTGTCGAGGTCGAAGGCGTCGTCTGA
- the secE gene encoding preprotein translocase subunit SecE produces the protein MAQDSIAQEDNLPVTSTLGLERWVQFAFIAGALALFWLFDHLIIVIWELFADSDGTLASAGAAILAIVISSALYKHPKVNKFSNEVAAELARVKWPTREETWKQTMIVLVVSVVAAIILGVFDATWSKLSDLVYQI, from the coding sequence ATGGCGCAAGATAGCATCGCGCAAGAAGACAACCTCCCCGTCACGAGCACGCTCGGCCTCGAGCGGTGGGTTCAGTTCGCGTTCATCGCGGGCGCGCTCGCGCTCTTCTGGTTGTTCGACCACCTGATCATCGTGATCTGGGAGCTCTTCGCGGACTCCGACGGAACCCTGGCCAGCGCCGGCGCGGCCATCCTCGCCATCGTCATCAGCAGCGCGCTGTACAAGCACCCCAAGGTGAACAAGTTCAGCAACGAGGTCGCTGCGGAGCTCGCGCGCGTCAAGTGGCCAACGCGCGAAGAGACCTGGAAGCAAACCATGATCGTCCTGGTCGTGTCGGTGGTCGCGGCGATCATCCTCGGCGTGTTCGATGCAACCTGGTCGAAGCTCTCCGACCTCGTCTACCAGATCTGA
- a CDS encoding tetratricopeptide repeat protein codes for MRRVTHGSSLLPVPFLLLALGVAVAGCAGRTHGPTTPGAEPEETEDMAGLRIRSGEGPGTVYSDEDLFNQARALAREGNCPDAVLRYEQLVTEFANSRLAAAALYNAALCLMRLDDHAGAAERYARLVRDYPGSSDVRAARFQLALLYERLAQWDALVAIADELLADTALDVDDRVEALARRAQGLFGQGERAAAASQARDTLRYVSTRREGSEVRGFYFVAAANFVLAETVRLNFDEAPIPPGDIATQRRALDVRAAHLLEAQRLYFDTMRWSEPFWTAAAGYQIGSLYDRFFQSILAAPVPPASEPLEGAELADYEQAYREALTQYVEPLLRHSIRYWELTLQMIERTGVDTEWRARIEADLTRVRQQLGTLLGP; via the coding sequence ATGCGTCGCGTGACCCACGGCTCTTCCCTGCTGCCTGTCCCTTTCCTGCTCCTCGCGCTGGGGGTCGCAGTGGCCGGCTGCGCTGGCCGGACGCACGGTCCCACCACGCCTGGGGCCGAGCCGGAGGAGACCGAGGACATGGCCGGCCTGCGCATCCGGTCGGGCGAGGGGCCCGGCACCGTCTACTCCGACGAGGACCTCTTCAACCAGGCCCGCGCGCTGGCCCGTGAGGGCAACTGCCCCGACGCCGTTCTGCGCTACGAGCAGCTGGTCACCGAGTTCGCCAACAGCCGGCTGGCTGCTGCCGCGCTCTACAACGCTGCCCTGTGCCTCATGCGCCTCGACGACCACGCCGGCGCCGCCGAGCGCTACGCCCGCCTGGTGCGCGACTACCCCGGGTCGTCGGACGTGCGGGCGGCCCGCTTCCAGCTAGCCCTCCTGTACGAGCGCCTCGCGCAGTGGGACGCGCTCGTGGCCATCGCGGACGAGCTCCTGGCCGACACGGCGCTCGACGTGGACGACCGCGTGGAGGCCCTGGCACGACGCGCCCAGGGCTTGTTCGGCCAGGGCGAGCGTGCGGCCGCGGCGTCCCAGGCGCGCGACACCCTGCGCTACGTCAGCACACGCCGCGAGGGCAGCGAGGTCCGCGGGTTCTACTTCGTGGCGGCCGCCAACTTCGTGCTGGCCGAGACCGTGCGCCTGAACTTCGACGAGGCCCCCATCCCGCCGGGGGACATCGCCACCCAGCGGCGCGCCCTCGACGTGCGAGCGGCCCACCTGCTCGAAGCGCAGCGCCTCTACTTCGACACCATGCGCTGGTCGGAGCCCTTCTGGACCGCCGCGGCGGGCTACCAGATCGGCTCGCTGTACGACCGCTTCTTCCAGTCCATCCTGGCGGCCCCCGTTCCACCCGCCTCCGAGCCGCTCGAGGGGGCGGAGCTGGCGGACTACGAGCAGGCCTACCGCGAGGCCCTCACCCAATACGTGGAGCCCCTGCTCCGCCACTCCATCCGCTACTGGGAGCTCACGCTGCAGATGATCGAGCGGACGGGCGTGGACACCGAGTGGCGTGCCCGCATCGAGGCCGACCTCACGCGCGTGCGTCAGCAGCTGGGCACCCTGCTGGGCCCCTAG
- a CDS encoding sigma-70 family RNA polymerase sigma factor: MKNTPAPLLPPTDWTDRELLARLLDRNEVAWREFHRRYDRLVFKCIHKVTNRFHGVLCQDDLDDIYGQFLLNLTTRDMRRLRAFQPELGNKLGTWIGLLATNTAWDHLRRVSRRPYMSELSEADQLESDEESPVERMARAERWTLVNQALAEFSDKDQTFVQLYYVDGLDAEAVAAEMNISVKTVYSKKHKIRSRLEARLRAFAA; the protein is encoded by the coding sequence ATGAAGAACACCCCCGCCCCTCTCTTGCCCCCCACCGACTGGACCGACCGCGAGCTCCTCGCGCGACTGCTGGATCGCAACGAGGTGGCCTGGCGGGAGTTCCACCGACGCTACGACCGCCTGGTCTTCAAGTGCATCCACAAGGTCACCAACCGCTTCCACGGGGTGCTCTGCCAGGATGACCTGGACGACATCTACGGGCAGTTCCTGCTGAACCTGACCACGCGCGACATGCGGCGCCTGCGGGCCTTCCAGCCCGAGCTAGGCAACAAGCTGGGCACGTGGATTGGGCTGCTGGCCACCAACACCGCGTGGGACCACCTGCGCCGCGTCTCGCGCCGCCCGTACATGAGCGAGCTGAGCGAGGCCGACCAGCTCGAGAGCGACGAAGAGAGCCCCGTGGAGCGCATGGCGCGTGCCGAGCGCTGGACCCTGGTGAACCAGGCCCTGGCCGAGTTCTCGGACAAGGACCAGACCTTCGTGCAGCTCTACTACGTGGACGGGCTCGACGCCGAAGCCGTGGCCGCCGAGATGAACATCTCGGTGAAGACGGTCTACAGCAAGAAGCACAAAATCCGCAGCCGCCTCGAGGCGCGCCTACGGGCCTTCGCCGCCTGA
- the rpmG gene encoding 50S ribosomal protein L33, protein MTDRVRIALVCDECNARNYQTTKPVRVGHQERLTLKKFCPTCKKHTIHRESR, encoded by the coding sequence GTGACCGATAGGGTGCGCATTGCGTTGGTCTGCGATGAATGCAATGCGCGGAACTATCAGACCACGAAGCCCGTCCGGGTCGGACACCAAGAGCGCTTGACGCTCAAGAAGTTCTGCCCCACTTGCAAGAAGCACACGATTCACCGGGAGTCCCGGTGA
- a CDS encoding 50S ribosomal protein L10 has protein sequence MPMTREDKQAQAASVRETWNKANSVVLLDFSGVDVDTITSLRAEFRKVGVEYKVVKNNVVKKALDGTAIVGNKQFLNHLKGPTAFAWSFEDASVAAKTILKFREENAAKLSPKNLPEKLVIKCGLLDGEVMDRAAVENTLSKLPGKNEIRAMLLATMMAPAQNLVAQLNAPAQRMALVLDAKLRKEGEG, from the coding sequence ATGCCGATGACACGTGAAGACAAGCAGGCGCAGGCGGCAAGTGTGCGCGAGACCTGGAACAAGGCCAACTCGGTCGTGTTGCTGGATTTCTCGGGCGTCGACGTGGACACCATCACCTCTCTCCGTGCCGAGTTCCGCAAGGTCGGCGTGGAGTACAAGGTGGTCAAGAACAACGTCGTCAAGAAGGCACTGGATGGGACCGCTATCGTCGGTAACAAGCAGTTCCTGAACCACTTGAAGGGCCCCACCGCGTTCGCGTGGTCCTTTGAAGATGCCTCGGTTGCGGCCAAGACCATCCTCAAGTTCCGCGAAGAGAACGCGGCCAAGCTCAGCCCCAAGAACCTCCCCGAGAAGCTGGTCATCAAGTGTGGCCTGCTCGACGGTGAGGTCATGGACCGAGCGGCGGTCGAGAACACCCTCTCGAAGCTCCCCGGCAAGAACGAGATCCGCGCCATGTTGCTCGCAACGATGATGGCACCGGCCCAGAACCTGGTCGCGCAGCTCAATGCGCCGGCTCAGCGGATGGCCTTGGTTCTCGACGCCAAGCTTCGCAAGGAAGGCGAGGGCTGA